Proteins encoded in a region of the Elusimicrobiota bacterium genome:
- the kdpB gene encoding Potassium-transporting ATPase ATP-binding subunit encodes MRKEHKLFDPSILGPALADSFKKLNPKHLIKNPVMFVVWIGSVLTTGLFLQALLGKGEAPAGFILSVSLWLWFTVLFANFAEAMAEGRGKAQAANLRKSRQDTPAKKLTRSVTPASRKPGSSLDSGSPKDESAVADFRGRNDVQAVSASQLRKGDVVLVEAGDTIPMDGEIVEGVASVNEAAITGESAPVIREAGGDRSAVTGGTQVLSDWLVVKVTANPGETFLDRMISMVEGAKRQKTPNEIALNILLAGMTIIFLIATVTLLPFSIFSVGAAGSGVPVTVTVLVALLVCLIPTTIGGLLPAIGIAGMDRMIQANVIAMSGRAVEAAGDVDVLLLDKTGTITLGNRQAVAFVTPNGTAPEVLADAAQLSSLSDETPEGRSIVVLAKEKFNIRERQVHELGANFIPFTAQTRMSGVDLNDGRRIRKGAADAIEAYVKSQGGAFPPAIKTSVDEISKTGGTPLVVADRDKVLGVVHLKDIVKGGIKDRFGELRRMGIKTVMITGDNPLTAAAIAAEAGVDDFLAQATPETKLKLIREAQAGGRLVAMTGDGTNDAPALAQADVAVAMNTGTQAAKEAGNMVDLDSNPTKLLEVVEIGKQLLITRGALTTFSIANDVAKYFAIIPAAFVATYPALRALNIMNLATPTSAILSAVIFNAIIIVLLIPLSLRGVKYRALGASRLLRDHALVYGVGGVIAPFIGIKLIDMALVALGLI; translated from the coding sequence ATGAGAAAAGAACACAAGCTGTTTGATCCTTCAATATTAGGGCCGGCCTTGGCCGACTCGTTCAAAAAACTGAACCCGAAACACCTGATTAAAAATCCGGTGATGTTTGTGGTGTGGATAGGAAGCGTTTTAACGACGGGCCTATTCCTACAGGCCTTGCTCGGTAAGGGAGAAGCACCGGCCGGGTTCATTCTGTCGGTCTCGCTCTGGCTGTGGTTCACGGTGCTCTTCGCCAATTTCGCCGAAGCGATGGCGGAAGGGCGCGGGAAAGCGCAGGCGGCGAATTTGCGTAAATCCCGCCAGGACACCCCGGCGAAGAAACTGACGCGAAGCGTCACCCCGGCAAGTCGTAAGCCGGGGTCCAGTCTGGATTCCGGCTCGCCAAAGGACGAGTCCGCCGTGGCGGACTTTCGCGGCCGGAATGACGTTCAGGCTGTTTCAGCATCTCAATTGCGAAAGGGAGATGTGGTATTGGTTGAAGCAGGCGACACCATTCCAATGGACGGAGAAATCGTTGAAGGCGTCGCTTCTGTCAATGAGGCTGCTATCACCGGAGAAAGCGCGCCTGTGATCCGCGAAGCGGGAGGCGACAGAAGCGCCGTTACCGGAGGAACGCAGGTCCTTTCAGATTGGCTTGTGGTCAAGGTGACCGCGAACCCCGGCGAAACGTTTCTGGACCGCATGATCAGCATGGTGGAAGGCGCCAAACGTCAGAAAACCCCGAACGAAATCGCACTTAATATCTTGCTGGCCGGCATGACGATCATTTTCTTAATCGCGACGGTCACGCTGCTTCCATTCTCGATTTTCAGCGTGGGCGCGGCGGGATCCGGCGTTCCGGTCACTGTAACTGTGCTGGTCGCCCTCTTGGTGTGTCTTATTCCCACGACCATCGGCGGACTTCTGCCCGCCATCGGTATCGCCGGGATGGACCGTATGATTCAAGCCAATGTGATCGCGATGTCGGGACGAGCGGTGGAAGCGGCCGGGGATGTGGACGTTCTTCTGTTGGATAAAACCGGAACGATCACGCTCGGCAACCGGCAAGCCGTGGCTTTCGTAACGCCAAACGGGACCGCTCCTGAAGTCCTTGCGGATGCGGCCCAGCTCTCCTCTCTTTCCGACGAGACGCCGGAAGGCCGAAGCATTGTCGTTTTGGCCAAGGAAAAATTCAACATTCGGGAGCGCCAGGTACATGAGCTCGGCGCGAATTTCATCCCCTTTACCGCGCAGACGCGCATGAGCGGTGTTGACTTAAACGATGGACGGCGAATCCGGAAAGGTGCCGCGGACGCCATCGAAGCGTACGTGAAAAGTCAGGGTGGCGCGTTTCCGCCGGCCATTAAAACATCGGTGGATGAAATCTCCAAAACTGGTGGGACGCCGCTCGTCGTAGCGGATCGAGACAAAGTTCTCGGCGTCGTTCATTTAAAAGACATCGTCAAAGGCGGCATCAAGGACCGGTTTGGTGAATTGCGGCGGATGGGAATCAAAACAGTGATGATTACCGGCGACAATCCGTTGACCGCAGCCGCCATCGCGGCGGAAGCCGGAGTGGACGACTTTCTCGCTCAGGCGACGCCCGAGACAAAACTCAAACTGATTCGGGAGGCCCAAGCCGGAGGCCGTTTGGTCGCTATGACCGGAGACGGAACCAATGATGCGCCGGCCTTGGCTCAAGCCGACGTGGCGGTGGCCATGAACACGGGAACTCAAGCCGCCAAGGAGGCGGGCAACATGGTCGACCTTGATTCAAATCCCACCAAGTTGCTGGAGGTCGTCGAGATCGGTAAACAGTTGTTGATTACTCGAGGCGCGCTAACGACGTTCAGCATCGCCAATGACGTGGCCAAGTATTTCGCCATCATTCCGGCGGCCTTCGTTGCGACGTATCCCGCTCTTAGGGCCCTGAACATCATGAACCTGGCCACTCCGACCAGCGCGATCTTGTCAGCGGTTATCTTCAACGCGATCATCATCGTGCTTTTGATTCCGCTGTCGCTTCGCGGCGTGAAATACCGGGCGTTGGGGGCCAGCCGGCTCTTGCGGGATCATGCGCTCGTCTATGGCGTCGGAGGCGTTATCGCGCCCTTTATTGGGATAAAGCTGATTGACATGGCGCTTGTGGCCTTGGGTTTGATTTAA
- the kdpD_2 gene encoding Sensor protein KdpD yields the protein MDQRPNPDQLLKQVQADEEIAGRGRLKLFFGASPGVGKTYAMLEAARQRKKEGWDVVIGLAETHGRTETEALLEGFEILPRKEISYKGVVLKEFDLDGALARHPRLIVVDELAHTNAPGLRHAKRWQDVEELLDAGVDVYTTLNVQHWETLNDVVAQITGVTVRETVPDTFLQQVHELELVDLAPEDLLTRLKEGKVYKNELAGRAAENFFQPGNLIALRELALRHAAERVDAQMQAFKERHSISEVWQVGERLLVGVSQSPMSARLIRAASRMATRLRANWIAVLVETPAFLQLSADERARAINNLRMAEKLGAETVTLSGNDITDEILTFARSRNVTRIILGKPASPRWKEWLFGSIVNDMARRCGNIDLHIISGVGTEFSDRRPVAHATPTDWAGVGQATAVVGLATLVCWPLFRTLPLVNIVMVYLLGIMFVSYRFGRKASILASVLSVLAFDFFFVPPYLTFAVSDTQYVLTFVIMLGTGLLISTITGRLRLQTDASRERAERMRVLYKLSRELSETPNIQQMFETARTRLEEFYGLPILILTTGSQGDLEVKAGDPARFEWNENELSVARWVLDRVQIAGAGSDTLSGARGLYLPMKGIKTTTGVLGIRPKDAKVFMDPERLQLLETFASEVGAALESTRMSEEIGRAEMQMEMQAIKNPATDTRVRVGDFLAKERIVILQSGLSKEEIFQELLRRLHLPNPSQAMQSLLGREKAGPTLIGESVAVPHARVAGLKHLQVSLGITAENPVRVWLLFISPAEDPKLHLNFLASISSLFQEPKRVDDLLDLKSPKAILDYIRQSEIPIS from the coding sequence ATGGATCAAAGACCCAACCCTGATCAACTTCTCAAGCAGGTCCAAGCCGACGAGGAAATTGCCGGTCGAGGCCGATTGAAACTGTTTTTCGGCGCGAGTCCCGGTGTCGGCAAAACCTACGCCATGTTAGAGGCCGCTCGGCAGAGAAAAAAGGAAGGGTGGGATGTGGTCATTGGCCTTGCCGAAACACACGGCAGAACAGAAACCGAAGCGCTTCTTGAGGGGTTTGAAATCTTGCCTCGAAAAGAAATCTCCTATAAAGGCGTTGTTCTGAAGGAATTTGATTTGGATGGCGCGTTGGCTCGCCATCCACGACTAATTGTGGTTGACGAGCTGGCCCACACAAACGCTCCAGGCCTTCGTCATGCGAAACGGTGGCAGGATGTCGAGGAATTGCTGGACGCGGGAGTCGACGTATACACCACGCTCAATGTTCAACATTGGGAGACATTGAACGATGTGGTCGCCCAAATCACGGGCGTGACAGTTCGGGAAACGGTCCCCGATACCTTTCTACAACAGGTTCACGAACTTGAACTCGTGGATTTAGCTCCTGAGGACCTTCTGACTCGATTGAAAGAAGGCAAAGTCTACAAGAATGAATTGGCGGGCAGAGCGGCGGAAAACTTCTTTCAACCGGGGAATCTAATCGCGCTTCGCGAACTCGCGTTGCGACATGCGGCTGAACGAGTCGACGCGCAGATGCAGGCATTTAAAGAGCGGCATTCTATTTCTGAAGTGTGGCAGGTGGGCGAGAGGCTTCTTGTCGGGGTCAGTCAGAGTCCGATGTCAGCCCGGCTCATTCGGGCCGCCAGCCGAATGGCCACCAGGCTTCGCGCGAATTGGATTGCGGTTCTCGTCGAAACACCGGCTTTTCTGCAACTTTCCGCTGATGAGCGCGCTCGAGCTATCAATAATTTAAGGATGGCGGAAAAACTGGGCGCAGAAACCGTGACTCTGTCTGGTAACGATATCACAGACGAGATCCTCACCTTCGCTCGATCTAGAAACGTAACCCGGATCATATTGGGAAAACCAGCCAGTCCAAGATGGAAGGAATGGCTTTTCGGTTCAATTGTCAACGATATGGCCCGGCGCTGCGGGAATATCGACCTGCATATCATTAGCGGAGTTGGAACGGAGTTCAGTGATCGTAGACCCGTCGCACACGCAACTCCGACTGATTGGGCCGGTGTTGGGCAAGCCACTGCGGTGGTTGGTCTTGCGACGTTGGTTTGTTGGCCGCTTTTTCGCACATTGCCTCTTGTCAATATCGTCATGGTTTATTTGCTCGGAATCATGTTCGTGTCTTATCGGTTTGGTCGAAAGGCTTCTATCCTCGCGTCCGTTTTAAGTGTGTTGGCCTTTGATTTTTTCTTTGTGCCTCCCTATCTGACTTTTGCCGTTTCCGACACCCAGTATGTTCTGACCTTCGTCATTATGCTGGGAACTGGGCTTCTCATCAGCACGATCACGGGTCGTCTTCGCCTGCAAACCGACGCGTCACGAGAACGGGCGGAGCGGATGCGCGTCCTTTATAAATTGAGTCGCGAACTTTCCGAAACACCCAACATTCAACAAATGTTTGAGACGGCCCGGACTCGACTGGAAGAGTTTTATGGATTGCCGATCCTCATCCTCACAACGGGATCGCAAGGCGACTTGGAAGTGAAGGCCGGAGACCCGGCTCGCTTTGAATGGAATGAAAACGAATTATCCGTGGCAAGATGGGTTCTTGATCGAGTTCAGATTGCCGGAGCCGGAAGCGACACGCTTTCAGGAGCGCGCGGGCTCTATCTGCCGATGAAAGGCATTAAGACCACAACGGGCGTTCTTGGAATCCGACCAAAAGATGCAAAAGTGTTTATGGATCCTGAGAGGCTCCAACTGCTGGAGACCTTCGCCTCGGAAGTCGGAGCGGCGCTTGAAAGCACGCGAATGAGCGAGGAAATTGGTCGCGCCGAAATGCAAATGGAAATGCAGGCGATTAAAAACCCTGCGACGGATACGCGAGTTCGAGTCGGTGATTTTCTCGCAAAGGAAAGGATCGTCATCCTTCAGAGCGGGCTTTCGAAAGAAGAGATTTTCCAGGAGCTGCTAAGGAGACTTCACTTGCCGAACCCATCTCAGGCCATGCAATCGCTCTTGGGTCGTGAAAAGGCGGGTCCAACGCTGATCGGTGAATCTGTGGCTGTTCCCCATGCTCGTGTGGCGGGACTAAAACATTTGCAAGTCTCTTTGGGAATCACGGCTGAGAATCCAGTACGCGTATGGCTCCTTTTTATTAGTCCAGCGGAAGATCCAAAACTTCACCTGAATTTCTTGGCGAGCATTTCATCCCTTTTCCAAGAGCCAAAGCGGGTTGACGATTTGCTTGATTTGAAATCTCCAAAAGCAATTCTCGACTATATTCGCCAGAGCGAGATTCCGATTTCTTGA
- the kdpC gene encoding Potassium-transporting ATPase KdpC subunit — MYIEQLITAIRALIVLSVLTGIAYPFAMTGLAQVFFPQKANGSLVLKEGKAVGSELIGQFFDDPKYFWGRLSATGPVPFNGAASSGSNLGPINPALIKAAQDRISALKKVDPDNNELIPIDLVTASASGLDPHITPASARYQLKRIARVRGLSEPVVESLIQNNTEGRFLGLLGESRVNVLKLNLNLDEASHGSKTQP; from the coding sequence ATGTATATTGAACAACTCATCACTGCAATTCGCGCGCTGATCGTTCTATCGGTCCTGACGGGGATTGCTTATCCTTTTGCTATGACAGGATTGGCGCAAGTTTTTTTCCCACAGAAAGCCAATGGGAGCCTGGTCCTCAAAGAAGGCAAAGCTGTGGGGTCCGAGCTCATAGGCCAGTTTTTTGATGACCCCAAATATTTTTGGGGACGGTTGTCTGCGACCGGACCGGTTCCTTTCAATGGGGCTGCATCATCGGGTTCAAACTTGGGTCCGATCAATCCGGCCCTTATAAAGGCGGCGCAAGATCGGATCAGCGCATTAAAGAAAGTAGATCCGGACAATAATGAATTGATTCCCATCGATCTTGTGACAGCGTCCGCCAGCGGGTTGGATCCTCATATCACACCGGCTTCTGCTCGATATCAATTAAAGCGAATTGCGCGAGTTCGCGGACTCTCAGAGCCGGTGGTTGAGTCATTGATTCAGAATAACACCGAAGGCCGTTTTCTGGGGCTACTTGGCGAATCCCGCGTGAACGTTTTAAAGCTGAATCTTAATTTGGATGAGGCCTCCCATGGATCAAAGACCCAACCCTGA